The proteins below come from a single Crossiella sp. CA-258035 genomic window:
- a CDS encoding lysophospholipid acyltransferase family protein, producing MAKKEKGGFWVGLAAAIFFPLTRILARRKFVGLEHIPFDKPVLVVANHISYLDPVYSAVFVRCGRRVPRFLAKASLWKVPVLGPILKGSGQIPVHRGSVDARRSLQSGLEALGEGKVVVIYPEGTITRDPEVWPMHSHVGVGRLAVDHCVNGEAVCVPMVHWNTHLVFDRYKKKLSLFPRKTVTVQAGPPLDLSRFQGREVDGDLLREVTDHLMGEVRSLLAEVRGETAPTEFYTVRKKKDDEPKDGQK from the coding sequence GTGGCCAAGAAGGAGAAGGGCGGCTTCTGGGTCGGGCTGGCCGCGGCGATCTTCTTCCCGCTGACCAGGATCCTGGCCAGGCGGAAGTTCGTCGGACTCGAGCACATTCCGTTCGACAAGCCGGTGCTGGTGGTCGCCAACCACATCTCCTACCTGGACCCGGTCTACAGCGCGGTGTTCGTGCGCTGCGGCCGCCGGGTGCCCCGGTTCCTGGCCAAGGCCAGCCTGTGGAAGGTCCCGGTGCTCGGCCCGATCCTCAAGGGCTCCGGCCAGATCCCGGTGCACCGCGGCTCGGTGGACGCCCGCCGCAGCCTCCAGTCCGGACTGGAAGCCCTGGGCGAGGGCAAGGTGGTGGTGATCTATCCGGAGGGCACCATCACCCGCGACCCCGAGGTCTGGCCGATGCACTCGCACGTCGGCGTCGGGCGGCTCGCGGTGGACCACTGCGTCAACGGCGAGGCGGTCTGCGTGCCGATGGTGCACTGGAACACCCACCTGGTCTTCGACCGGTACAAGAAGAAGCTGAGCCTGTTCCCGCGCAAGACCGTCACGGTGCAGGCCGGTCCGCCGCTGGACCTGTCCCGGTTCCAGGGCCGCGAGGTGGACGGGGACCTGCTGCGCGAGGTCACCGACCACCTGATGGGCGAGGTGCGCTCGCTGCTGGCCGAGGTGCGCGGGGAGACCGCGCCGACCGAGTTCTACACCGTGCGCAAGAAGAAGGACGACGAGCCCAAGGACGGCCAGAAGTGA
- a CDS encoding cystathionine gamma-lyase: MNEEWGDGTRCVHAGVPLPVPGQPLVPGPVFTSVYHLGDTPSGHTYGRAENPTWELLEEAIGALDGGRSLVYPSGMAAIAGLLRATLRAGDTVVLPADGYYATRQLVHSELAQFGVRVREVATPGPWSAEVFDGVRLVLLETPSNPLLDVCDLRVLSDLAHETGAIVAVDNTTATPLGQRPLELGADVVVASDTKALSGHSDLLLGHLSTNDPELYARLAQGRKLSGAIPGPFETWLAHRGLGTLDLRLRRQADNAQAIATALRAHPAITDLRWPGLPEDPAHEIAKRQMTRFGGVLRFTLPDKETVHRFLAASELVSATTSFGGLHTTADRRAQWGDAVPEGFVRLSAGCEDTADLVTDIVVALETVTH, from the coding sequence GTGAACGAGGAATGGGGCGACGGCACCCGGTGTGTGCACGCGGGCGTGCCGCTGCCGGTGCCCGGTCAGCCGCTGGTGCCGGGGCCGGTGTTCACCTCGGTCTACCACCTGGGCGACACCCCGTCCGGCCACACCTACGGCCGCGCGGAGAACCCGACCTGGGAGCTGCTGGAGGAGGCCATCGGCGCGCTGGACGGCGGCCGCAGCCTGGTCTACCCCTCGGGCATGGCCGCCATCGCCGGACTGCTGCGCGCCACCCTGCGCGCGGGCGACACGGTGGTCCTGCCCGCCGACGGCTACTACGCCACCCGGCAGCTGGTGCACTCGGAGCTGGCCCAGTTCGGCGTGCGGGTGCGCGAGGTGGCCACGCCGGGGCCCTGGTCGGCCGAGGTGTTCGACGGCGTGCGGCTGGTGCTGCTGGAGACCCCGTCCAACCCGCTGCTGGACGTCTGCGACCTGCGCGTGCTCAGCGACCTGGCGCACGAGACCGGCGCGATCGTGGCCGTGGACAACACGACAGCCACCCCGCTCGGCCAGCGCCCGCTGGAGCTGGGCGCGGACGTGGTGGTGGCCAGCGACACCAAGGCGTTGTCCGGGCACAGCGACCTGCTGCTGGGCCACCTCTCCACCAACGACCCCGAGCTGTACGCCCGGCTGGCCCAGGGCCGCAAGCTCAGCGGCGCGATCCCCGGCCCGTTCGAGACCTGGCTGGCCCACCGCGGCCTGGGCACCCTGGACCTCCGGCTGCGCAGGCAGGCCGACAACGCCCAGGCGATCGCGACCGCGCTGCGCGCGCATCCGGCGATCACCGACCTGCGCTGGCCCGGACTGCCCGAGGACCCCGCGCACGAGATCGCCAAGCGGCAGATGACCCGGTTCGGCGGCGTGCTCCGGTTCACCTTGCCGGACAAGGAGACCGTGCACCGGTTCCTGGCCGCCAGCGAGCTGGTCTCGGCCACCACCAGCTTCGGTGGCCTGCACACCACCGCGGACCGGCGCGCCCAGTGGGGCGACGCCGTGCCCGAGGGGTTCGTGCGGCTGTCCGCGGGGTGTGAGGACACCGCGGACCTGGTCACCGACATCGTGGTGGCGCTGGAGACGGTGACTCACTAG
- the cofC gene encoding 2-phospho-L-lactate guanylyltransferase encodes MSNRVDLVVPVKVLLRAKSRLLGAADNGAGDRTAHERLALALVTDTMTAARAAERVRRLLAITSDPNVAEVLTGLGVETVPDVPGGLNAALAYGADLLRQDHPAARIGALQADLPALRPEELDAALAAAPERAFVPDRQGTGTTLLLAGLGPLDPRFGPGSATAHAASGAAELLGPWPSLRCDVDTAEDLIAAAALGLGEHTARLLAPAA; translated from the coding sequence GTGTCCAACCGTGTCGATCTCGTGGTCCCGGTGAAGGTGCTGCTCCGGGCCAAGTCCAGGTTGCTGGGCGCCGCTGACAACGGCGCAGGCGACCGGACCGCGCATGAACGCCTGGCCCTTGCCCTGGTCACCGACACCATGACCGCGGCCCGCGCGGCCGAGCGGGTGCGCCGCCTGCTGGCCATCACCTCGGACCCGAACGTGGCCGAGGTGCTCACCGGCCTCGGCGTGGAGACCGTGCCGGACGTGCCGGGCGGCCTGAACGCGGCCCTGGCCTACGGCGCGGACCTGCTCCGCCAAGACCACCCCGCGGCCCGGATCGGGGCGCTCCAGGCCGACCTGCCCGCGCTGCGTCCCGAGGAGCTGGACGCCGCGCTGGCGGCGGCCCCGGAACGGGCCTTCGTGCCGGACCGGCAGGGCACCGGCACCACGCTGCTGCTGGCCGGTCTCGGCCCGCTGGACCCCCGCTTCGGCCCCGGCTCCGCCACCGCGCACGCCGCCTCCGGCGCGGCCGAGCTGCTCGGCCCGTGGCCCTCGCTGCGCTGCGACGTCGACACCGCCGAGGACCTCATCGCCGCCGCCGCCCTCGGCCTCGGCGAGCACACCGCCCGCTTGCTGGCCCCCGCCGCGTAA
- a CDS encoding HU family DNA-binding protein — protein sequence MNKAQLIDALAERLGDKKTAGTAVDGIVDVIVRAVHKGDKVTITGFGVFEKRARAARTARNPRTGETVKVKKTNVPAFRAGTTFKNVISGTTKLPKAVAPKPAPKAAATAKTAAAAKTTATRTARATAATKAPATKAAAKPATTRKTAAAKPAAAKAAAPKAAAAKKPAAAAKATTAKATTAKAAAPKAAAAKKPAAAAKKPAAAKAPAAKKPAARKK from the coding sequence GTGAACAAGGCCCAGCTCATCGATGCGCTCGCCGAGCGTCTTGGCGACAAGAAGACCGCCGGCACCGCAGTCGACGGCATCGTCGACGTCATCGTCCGCGCTGTCCACAAGGGTGACAAGGTCACCATCACCGGCTTCGGTGTGTTCGAGAAGCGGGCCCGCGCGGCCCGCACCGCTCGCAACCCGCGCACCGGTGAGACCGTGAAGGTCAAGAAGACCAACGTCCCCGCGTTCCGCGCCGGCACCACGTTCAAGAACGTGATCAGCGGCACCACCAAGCTGCCCAAGGCCGTGGCCCCCAAGCCCGCCCCGAAGGCCGCTGCGACCGCGAAGACCGCTGCCGCGGCCAAGACCACGGCCACGCGCACCGCGCGGGCGACCGCCGCCACCAAGGCGCCGGCCACCAAGGCCGCCGCCAAGCCGGCGACCACCCGCAAGACCGCGGCCGCGAAGCCCGCTGCTGCCAAGGCTGCCGCCCCCAAGGCCGCCGCGGCGAAGAAGCCGGCTGCTGCTGCCAAGGCCACCACGGCCAAGGCCACCACCGCCAAGGCAGCCGCCCCCAAGGCTGCCGCGGCGAAGAAGCCGGCGGCCGCGGCGAAGAAGCCCGCTGCCGCCAAGGCGCCGGCCGCCAAGAAGCCGGCCGCTCGCAAGAAGTGA
- a CDS encoding NAD(P)H-dependent glycerol-3-phosphate dehydrogenase, which produces MPQRIAVLGAGSWGTTFAKVLADAGRDVVLWARRPEVAAAITERGENPDYLPGIPLPVTLRSTVDPLAALNGAQAVVLAVPSQTLRENLAGWRPALPPGATLVSLAKGVELGTLKRMSEVVAEVAEVPASQVAVVSGPNLAREIAAEQPTASVVACPDAERAVAFQRACFTNYFRSYTNTDVVGCELGGACKNVIALACGMAGGLGYGDNTMAALITRGLAETARLGLALGADPLTFSGLAGLGDLVATCASPLSRNRSFGDRLGRGETLAQAQEATHGQVAEGVKSCSSIRELAARHGVDMPITDGVYRVCHQGLEPLKMAAELLGRAQKDERQ; this is translated from the coding sequence ATGCCACAGCGGATCGCGGTGCTCGGCGCCGGGTCCTGGGGCACCACCTTCGCCAAGGTGCTCGCCGACGCCGGCCGGGACGTGGTGCTGTGGGCCCGCCGCCCCGAGGTGGCCGCGGCCATCACCGAGCGCGGCGAGAACCCCGACTACCTGCCCGGCATCCCGCTGCCGGTCACCCTGCGCTCCACAGTGGACCCGCTGGCCGCGCTGAACGGCGCGCAGGCGGTGGTGCTGGCGGTGCCCAGCCAGACCCTGCGGGAGAACCTGGCCGGCTGGCGGCCCGCGCTGCCGCCGGGCGCGACCCTGGTGAGCCTGGCCAAGGGCGTGGAGCTGGGCACGCTCAAGCGGATGAGCGAGGTGGTGGCCGAGGTCGCCGAGGTGCCCGCGTCCCAGGTCGCGGTGGTGTCCGGGCCGAACCTGGCCCGCGAGATCGCCGCCGAGCAGCCCACCGCGAGCGTGGTGGCCTGCCCGGACGCCGAGCGCGCGGTGGCCTTCCAGCGGGCCTGTTTCACCAACTACTTCCGCTCCTACACCAACACCGACGTGGTGGGCTGCGAGCTGGGCGGCGCGTGCAAGAACGTGATCGCGCTGGCCTGCGGCATGGCAGGCGGCCTGGGTTATGGCGACAACACGATGGCCGCGCTGATCACCCGCGGCCTGGCCGAGACCGCGCGGCTGGGCCTGGCGCTGGGCGCGGACCCGCTCACCTTCTCCGGCCTGGCCGGGCTCGGCGACCTGGTCGCCACCTGCGCCTCCCCACTGTCCCGCAACCGTTCCTTCGGCGACCGGCTGGGCCGGGGCGAGACCCTGGCGCAGGCGCAGGAGGCCACCCACGGACAGGTCGCCGAGGGCGTGAAGTCCTGCTCCTCGATCCGCGAGCTGGCCGCGCGGCACGGGGTGGACATGCCGATCACCGATGGCGTGTACCGGGTCTGCCACCAGGGCCTGGAACCGCTGAAGATGGCCGCCGAGCTGTTGGGGCGGGCACAGAAGGACGAACGCCAGTGA
- the leuC gene encoding 3-isopropylmalate dehydratase large subunit, protein MGRTLAEKVWDAHVVRRGSGAEPDLLYIDLHLVHEVTSPQAFDGLRLAGRPVRRPDLTIATEDHNVPTVDIDKPIADLVSRTQVDTLRKNCAEFGVRLHPMGDLEQGIVHVVGPQLGLTQPGMTVVCGDSHTSTHGAFGALAFGIGTSEVEHVLATQTLPLRPFKTMAITVEGELAEGVTAKDVILAVIARIGTGGGQGYVLEYRGSAITALSMEARMTVCNMSIEAGARAGMIAPDETTFEYLKGRPHAPEGADWDAAVEYWKSLRTDDDAVFDAEIVLDAGSLSPFVTWGTNPGQGLPLSGSVPDPEQILDEGERTSAEKALAYMGLTAGQPLREIGVDTVFLGSCTNGRIEDLRAAAAVLKGRKVAQGVRMLVVPGSMRVRAQAEAEGLHEVFNAAGAEWRQAGCSMCLGMNPDQLKPGERSASTSNRNFEGRQGKGGRTHLVSPLVAAATAVTGHLSSPADLD, encoded by the coding sequence ATGGGACGCACGCTCGCGGAGAAGGTGTGGGACGCGCATGTTGTGCGTCGTGGCAGTGGGGCCGAGCCGGACCTGCTCTACATCGATCTCCACCTGGTGCATGAAGTGACTAGCCCGCAGGCGTTCGACGGTCTGCGGTTGGCGGGGAGGCCGGTGCGGAGGCCGGATCTCACGATCGCGACCGAAGATCACAACGTGCCTACGGTGGACATCGACAAGCCGATCGCGGACCTGGTGTCGCGGACGCAGGTGGACACGCTGCGGAAGAACTGTGCGGAGTTCGGGGTTCGGCTCCATCCCATGGGGGATCTGGAGCAGGGCATCGTGCACGTGGTGGGGCCGCAGTTGGGTCTTACCCAGCCGGGGATGACCGTGGTGTGCGGGGACAGTCACACGTCCACGCACGGGGCCTTTGGGGCGCTTGCTTTTGGGATCGGCACCTCTGAGGTTGAGCACGTGCTTGCCACGCAGACGTTGCCGTTGCGGCCGTTCAAGACCATGGCGATCACGGTGGAGGGGGAGCTCGCGGAGGGGGTCACGGCCAAGGACGTGATCCTGGCGGTGATCGCGCGGATTGGTACCGGTGGGGGGCAGGGGTATGTCCTGGAGTACCGGGGGAGCGCGATCACGGCGTTGTCCATGGAAGCCCGGATGACCGTGTGCAACATGTCGATCGAGGCCGGCGCGCGGGCCGGGATGATCGCGCCGGATGAGACGACGTTCGAGTACCTGAAGGGGCGGCCGCACGCTCCCGAGGGGGCTGACTGGGACGCGGCGGTGGAGTACTGGAAGTCGCTGCGGACTGATGACGACGCGGTTTTCGACGCGGAGATCGTGCTTGACGCGGGCTCGTTGTCGCCGTTCGTGACCTGGGGGACCAACCCGGGGCAGGGGCTGCCGCTGTCGGGGTCGGTGCCGGATCCCGAGCAGATCCTGGACGAGGGTGAGCGGACCAGCGCGGAGAAGGCGTTGGCCTACATGGGGCTGACCGCGGGGCAGCCGCTGCGCGAGATCGGCGTGGACACCGTCTTCCTCGGGTCCTGCACCAACGGGCGGATCGAGGACCTGCGGGCCGCGGCGGCCGTGCTCAAGGGGCGCAAGGTGGCCCAGGGAGTGCGGATGCTGGTGGTGCCGGGGTCGATGCGGGTGCGCGCCCAGGCGGAAGCCGAGGGGCTGCACGAGGTGTTCAACGCGGCGGGCGCCGAATGGCGGCAGGCCGGGTGCTCGATGTGCCTTGGCATGAACCCGGATCAGCTCAAGCCGGGGGAGCGGTCGGCCTCGACCTCCAACCGGAACTTCGAGGGGCGGCAGGGCAAGGGCGGCCGGACGCACCTGGTGTCCCCCTTGGTGGCCGCGGCCACGGCCGTGACCGGACACCTGTCCTCGCCCGCGGATCTGGACTGA
- a CDS encoding RNA degradosome polyphosphate kinase, whose protein sequence is MTAPPTIKDLPDDRYFNRELSWLDFNARVLALAEDVSEPLLERAKFLAIFSSNLDEFYMVRVAGLKRREETGLSVRSADGLSPREQLARITTRAQDLVELHSRTFLDQIQPELEKYQVRIVAWDDLDDPDRLRLTNYFSDHIFPVLTPLAVDPAHPFPYISGLSLNLAVTVRDPQGGQERFARVKVPDNVPRLVRVELDRDADTATYLPLEELISAHLIDLFAGMEVLEHHVFRVTRNADLEVEEDRDEDLLQALERELARRRFGPPVRLEVADTMSEHMLELLLRELEVDPHDVVEVPGLLDLSCLWQLYALARPELKDKSFVPATHPAFSEGETPKSVFATLREGDVLVHHPYDSFSTSVQRFIEQAAADPHVLAIKQTLYRTSGDSPIVDALIDAAEAGKQVVALVELKARFDEQANIKWARQLERAGVHVVYGLVGLKTHCKTALVVRQEGATIRRYCHIGTGNYNPKTARLYEDIGLLTAEPSIGQDLTDLFNVLTGYSRQHTYRSLLVAPYGVRRGIVERVEREIALARQGKPTGIRLKVNSLVDEQVIDSFYRASQAGVPVEVVVRGICALKPKVPGLSENITVRSILGRFLEHSRLVHFRGADEHWVGSADMMHRNLDRRIEVMVRVADPKLTHDLDVMFDSCMDPATRCWELEPNGHWSPSPQAGSRVLDHQEEMLRRHGAKA, encoded by the coding sequence GTGACCGCGCCGCCCACGATCAAGGACCTGCCGGACGACCGCTACTTCAACCGGGAGCTGTCCTGGCTGGACTTCAACGCCAGGGTGCTCGCCCTGGCCGAGGACGTCTCCGAGCCGCTGCTGGAGCGGGCCAAGTTCCTGGCCATCTTCTCCTCGAACCTGGACGAGTTCTACATGGTTCGGGTGGCCGGGCTGAAGCGCCGCGAGGAGACCGGGCTGTCCGTGCGCAGCGCCGACGGCCTGTCCCCGCGCGAGCAGCTGGCCCGGATCACCACCCGCGCGCAGGACCTGGTGGAGCTGCACTCGCGTACCTTCCTGGACCAGATCCAGCCGGAGCTGGAGAAGTACCAGGTGCGCATCGTGGCCTGGGACGACCTGGACGACCCGGACCGGTTGCGGCTGACCAACTACTTCAGCGACCACATCTTCCCGGTGCTCACCCCGCTCGCGGTGGACCCGGCGCACCCCTTCCCCTACATCTCCGGCCTGTCCCTGAACCTGGCCGTCACGGTGCGGGATCCGCAGGGCGGGCAGGAGCGCTTCGCCAGGGTCAAGGTGCCGGACAACGTGCCCAGGCTGGTGCGGGTCGAGCTGGACCGGGACGCCGACACCGCGACCTACCTGCCGCTGGAAGAGCTCATCTCCGCGCACCTGATCGACCTGTTCGCGGGCATGGAGGTGCTGGAGCACCACGTGTTCCGGGTGACCCGCAACGCCGACCTCGAGGTCGAGGAGGACCGGGACGAGGACCTGCTGCAGGCGCTGGAACGGGAACTGGCCCGCCGCCGCTTCGGCCCGCCGGTGCGGCTGGAGGTGGCCGACACCATGAGCGAGCACATGCTGGAGCTGCTGCTGCGCGAGCTGGAGGTGGACCCGCACGACGTGGTCGAGGTGCCCGGCCTGCTGGACCTGTCCTGCCTGTGGCAGCTCTACGCCTTGGCCCGCCCCGAGCTGAAGGACAAGTCCTTCGTGCCCGCCACGCACCCGGCCTTCAGCGAGGGGGAGACGCCCAAGAGCGTGTTCGCCACCCTGCGCGAGGGCGACGTGCTGGTGCACCACCCCTACGACTCCTTCTCCACCAGCGTGCAGCGCTTCATCGAGCAGGCCGCGGCCGACCCGCACGTGCTGGCCATCAAGCAGACCCTGTACCGCACCTCGGGTGACTCGCCGATCGTGGACGCGCTCATCGACGCGGCCGAGGCGGGCAAACAGGTGGTGGCGCTGGTGGAGCTGAAGGCCCGCTTCGACGAGCAGGCCAACATCAAGTGGGCCAGGCAGCTGGAGCGCGCCGGTGTGCACGTGGTCTACGGCCTGGTGGGCCTGAAGACGCACTGCAAGACCGCGCTGGTGGTGCGGCAGGAGGGCGCCACCATCCGCCGCTACTGCCACATCGGCACCGGCAACTACAACCCGAAGACGGCAAGGCTGTACGAGGACATCGGCCTGCTCACCGCCGAACCCTCGATCGGCCAGGACCTCACCGACCTGTTCAACGTGCTCACCGGCTACTCCCGCCAGCACACCTACCGCAGCCTGCTGGTCGCGCCCTACGGCGTGCGGCGGGGCATCGTGGAGCGGGTGGAGCGGGAGATCGCGCTGGCGCGGCAGGGCAAGCCGACCGGGATCCGGCTGAAGGTCAACTCACTGGTGGACGAACAGGTCATCGACTCCTTCTACCGCGCCTCCCAGGCGGGGGTGCCGGTGGAGGTGGTGGTGCGCGGCATCTGCGCGCTGAAGCCGAAGGTGCCCGGCCTGAGCGAGAACATCACCGTGCGCTCGATCCTGGGCCGCTTCCTGGAGCACTCCCGGCTGGTGCACTTCCGGGGCGCCGACGAGCACTGGGTGGGCAGCGCGGACATGATGCACCGCAACCTGGACCGCCGGATCGAGGTGATGGTCCGGGTGGCCGACCCCAAGCTCACCCACGACCTGGACGTGATGTTCGACTCCTGCATGGACCCGGCCACCCGCTGCTGGGAGCTGGAACCCAACGGGCACTGGAGTCCCTCACCGCAGGCGGGCAGCAGGGTGCTGGACCACCAGGAGGAGATGCTGCGGCGGCACGGGGCCAAGGCATGA
- a CDS encoding NUDIX hydrolase, translated as MSRIHAAGAVLWRETAAGVEVAVTHRPRYDDWSLPKGKVDPGEPLPETAVREIAEETGYRAVLGRLLPAAHYEVSTEDGGRRPKTVTYYSAEAVSGEFAANEEVDELRWLPPTEARELLSYPHDRTVLDAFTELPARTRTVLLVRHAKAGKRGKWDGPDELRPLTASGLHQARCLAAWLPPFAPARLYAAPRVRCVQTLEPLAARLPLTITEEWLLAEEGFWPDPDAGVRRFLAITAGAGVAVVSSQGGVIPELVQRLAVKAGLPLTEFPSRKGSIWILTFDADPAAPTLLAADYCESPLPPVR; from the coding sequence ATGAGCCGGATCCACGCCGCGGGCGCGGTGCTGTGGCGGGAGACCGCCGCGGGAGTGGAAGTGGCGGTCACGCACCGGCCGCGCTACGACGACTGGTCGCTGCCCAAGGGCAAGGTCGACCCCGGCGAGCCGTTGCCGGAGACCGCGGTCAGGGAGATCGCCGAGGAGACCGGCTACCGCGCGGTGCTGGGCAGGCTGCTGCCAGCCGCGCACTACGAGGTGTCCACTGAGGACGGTGGCAGGCGGCCGAAGACGGTCACCTACTACAGCGCCGAGGCGGTCTCCGGCGAGTTCGCCGCCAACGAGGAGGTGGACGAGCTGCGCTGGCTCCCGCCCACCGAGGCCCGCGAGCTGCTCTCCTACCCGCACGACCGCACCGTGCTGGACGCCTTCACCGAGCTGCCCGCCCGCACCAGGACGGTGCTGCTGGTGCGGCACGCCAAGGCGGGCAAGCGCGGCAAGTGGGACGGCCCCGACGAGCTGCGCCCGCTCACCGCCTCCGGACTGCACCAGGCACGCTGCCTGGCCGCCTGGCTGCCACCGTTCGCCCCAGCGCGGCTCTACGCGGCTCCCAGGGTGCGTTGCGTGCAGACGCTGGAGCCGTTGGCCGCCCGGCTGCCGCTGACCATCACCGAGGAGTGGCTGCTGGCCGAGGAGGGCTTCTGGCCGGACCCGGACGCCGGCGTGCGCCGCTTCCTGGCCATCACGGCGGGCGCGGGCGTGGCGGTGGTCTCCAGCCAGGGCGGGGTCATCCCGGAGCTCGTGCAGCGGCTGGCGGTCAAGGCCGGGCTGCCGCTGACCGAGTTCCCCAGCCGCAAGGGCAGCATCTGGATCCTCACCTTCGACGCGGACCCGGCCGCCCCCACCCTGCTGGCCGCCGACTACTGCGAAAGCCCGTTACCCCCGGTGCGCTGA
- a CDS encoding HAD family hydrolase, giving the protein MTSALAFEPASQKVGQIRAVCFDIDDTLVDYATSARLGLAALLGHDNGWAAWERATECQLARLIAGEIDYDTMRKERSRTFFADLGEFISDTEAIAREERRVAAMRRAWRLFDDAGPCLEWLRGAGLRMAAITNASGALQRVKLADCGLAEYFEEVVIAGELGVAKPDEVIFHTTCAALGIAPEQAVHVGDRLDLDAVGARDAGMYGVWLDRSGAGVAELPERVSVIGGLEELPELLVCELAEVPVEVR; this is encoded by the coding sequence GTGACATCCGCCTTGGCGTTCGAACCTGCCTCACAGAAGGTTGGACAAATCCGGGCAGTGTGCTTCGACATCGACGACACACTGGTCGACTATGCGACTTCGGCCCGGCTCGGTTTGGCCGCGTTACTCGGTCACGACAACGGCTGGGCCGCATGGGAACGCGCAACCGAATGCCAGTTGGCCCGCCTCATTGCCGGCGAGATCGACTACGACACCATGCGCAAGGAGCGTTCCCGCACCTTCTTCGCCGATCTCGGTGAGTTCATCTCCGACACCGAGGCAATTGCCCGCGAGGAACGCCGGGTGGCCGCCATGCGCCGCGCCTGGCGGCTCTTCGACGACGCCGGACCCTGCCTGGAGTGGCTGCGCGGGGCCGGGCTCCGGATGGCCGCGATCACGAATGCCAGCGGAGCCCTCCAACGGGTGAAGCTGGCCGACTGCGGGCTGGCCGAGTACTTCGAGGAAGTGGTCATCGCGGGCGAGCTCGGGGTGGCCAAGCCGGACGAAGTGATCTTCCACACGACCTGTGCCGCACTGGGTATCGCGCCGGAACAGGCTGTGCACGTGGGGGACCGGCTTGATCTTGACGCGGTCGGCGCGCGCGATGCCGGGATGTACGGCGTGTGGCTTGATCGGAGTGGGGCGGGGGTCGCGGAGCTGCCCGAGCGGGTGTCGGTGATCGGGGGGCTGGAGGAGCTTCCGGAGCTGTTGGTGTGCGAGCTCGCCGAGGTGCCCGTAGAGGTGCGTTGA
- a CDS encoding IclR family transcriptional regulator, which produces MGQHSGIGVLDKAVAVLHAVATDPCGLAELCQRTGLPRATAHRLAVGLEVHRLLQRGPDGRWRPGTALAELAGGVTDPLLDAASAVLPRLRDITGESVQLYRRDGTQRVCVASAEPPAGLRDTVPIGSRLPMTAGSGAKVLAAWSDPTTQRAVLADAVYGERTLLDVRRRGWAQSVAEREPGVASVSAPVRDSTGQVVAAVSVSGPVDRIGRRPGARWAADLLAAAEALQSRL; this is translated from the coding sequence GTGGGACAGCATAGCGGCATCGGAGTACTCGACAAGGCAGTGGCAGTACTGCACGCAGTAGCCACCGACCCCTGCGGCCTGGCTGAGCTGTGCCAAAGAACAGGCCTGCCAAGGGCAACAGCCCACCGCCTCGCCGTAGGCCTGGAAGTCCACCGCCTACTCCAGAGAGGCCCCGACGGCCGCTGGCGCCCAGGCACCGCCCTGGCCGAACTAGCAGGAGGAGTCACCGACCCCCTCCTGGACGCGGCAAGCGCAGTCCTCCCCAGACTCCGCGACATCACCGGCGAAAGCGTCCAGCTCTACCGCCGAGACGGAACCCAACGAGTCTGCGTAGCCAGCGCCGAACCCCCCGCAGGCCTACGCGACACCGTCCCCATCGGCTCCAGACTCCCCATGACCGCCGGCTCCGGAGCCAAGGTCCTAGCCGCCTGGTCCGACCCAACAACCCAACGCGCAGTCCTGGCCGACGCCGTCTACGGCGAACGAACCCTCCTGGACGTAAGACGCCGGGGTTGGGCCCAAAGCGTCGCAGAACGCGAGCCAGGCGTAGCCAGCGTCAGCGCCCCCGTGAGAGACAGCACCGGCCAGGTAGTGGCCGCAGTCTCAGTCTCCGGCCCAGTAGACCGAATCGGCCGCCGCCCAGGCGCCCGCTGGGCCGCAGACCTCCTAGCCGCCGCAGAAGCCCTCCAGTCCCGCCTCTAG
- the leuD gene encoding 3-isopropylmalate dehydratase small subunit, which produces MKPFTTHTGVGVPLRRSNVDTDQIIPAVYLKRVTRTGFEDGLFAAWRNDPEFILNQEPYRNGSVLVAGPDFGTGSSREHAVWALGDYGFRAVISSRFADIFRGNSGKQGLLAAQCEQSDVEQLWKLLEAEPGTEVTVDLESKTVRAKEFQAPFQVDDYTRWRLLEGLDDIGLTLRHAESVDAFEKSRPSWLPRTLPARSG; this is translated from the coding sequence ATGAAGCCGTTCACCACGCACACGGGTGTCGGGGTGCCGCTGCGACGGTCCAACGTGGACACCGACCAGATCATCCCCGCGGTGTACCTGAAGCGGGTCACCCGGACCGGGTTCGAGGACGGGCTGTTCGCCGCCTGGCGCAACGACCCGGAGTTCATCCTCAACCAGGAGCCCTACCGGAACGGGTCGGTCTTGGTGGCCGGGCCGGACTTCGGCACCGGGTCCTCCCGGGAGCACGCGGTGTGGGCGCTGGGGGACTACGGCTTCCGGGCGGTGATCTCCTCCCGGTTCGCCGACATCTTCCGCGGCAACTCCGGCAAGCAGGGCCTGCTGGCCGCCCAGTGTGAGCAAAGCGACGTCGAGCAGCTGTGGAAGCTGCTGGAGGCGGAGCCGGGCACCGAGGTCACTGTGGACCTGGAGTCGAAGACGGTGCGAGCCAAGGAGTTCCAAGCGCCCTTCCAGGTGGACGACTACACCCGCTGGCGGCTGCTGGAGGGGCTCGACGACATCGGTCTGACCCTGCGACACGCCGAAAGTGTTGATGCGTTCGAAAAATCGCGGCCAAGTTGGCTGCCGAGGACCCTTCCGGCCCGCAGCGGCTGA